Proteins from a genomic interval of Trifolium pratense cultivar HEN17-A07 linkage group LG6, ARS_RC_1.1, whole genome shotgun sequence:
- the LOC123893201 gene encoding transcription repressor OFP1-like has product MGNYRFKLSDMMPNAWFYKLRDMGRTRNQTQTQTTQQQRKKKKSTTTNTSKSKQPHQTNPRKSYYFTRELNQTSNNNIIYNTSPEQPRKSSSKQQRPKIRTPKTSSSTSSPLDSFSESESPDPEIRTDRVLLPTNDIIIDVDNNSLISTRKDDKLNGYDSLSELMKLPPIVTKPENFNYLLNYTKKKQTKPRSKISSNDEHNVKGSLKVKILKDEEQRNINTNTPSRRFSMSSPSVKLRINSSKKIQSHGRKSVSSTTTSSAGNRRSLSDSLAIVKSSMNPQRDFRESMVEMIVQNNIRTSKDLEDLLACYLSLNSDEYHELIIKVFKQIWFDLTDNQ; this is encoded by the coding sequence ATGGGAAATTACAGGTTCAAATTGTCAGATATGATGCCTAATGCTTGGTTTTACAAGCTTAGAGACATGGGAAGAACAAGaaatcaaacacaaacacaaacaacacaacaacaaaggaagaaaaagaaatcaaCAACCACAAACACATCAAAATCAAAGCAACCCCACCAAACCAATCCAAGAAAATCTTACTACTTTACAAGAGAACTTAACCAAACAAGCAATAACAACATAATCTACAACACTTCACCTGAACAACCTAGAAAATCATCATCAAAACAACAAAGACCAAAAATAAGAACACcaaaaacatcatcatcaacatcatctcCACTTGATAGCTTTTCAGAATCAGAATCCCCTGACCCAGAAATCAGAACAGACCGTGTTCTTCTTCCCACAAATGACATCATAATAGATGTTGACAACAATTCTTTAATTTCAACAAGAAAAGATGATAAGCTAAATGGGTATGATTCATTATCAGAACTCATGAAACTTCCACCAATTGTGACAAAACCAGAGAATTTCAATTACTTGCTAAACTATACaaagaagaaacaaacaaaacccaGAAGCAAAATTTCATCAAATGATGAACATAACGTTAAAGGGTCACTAAAAGTCAAGATTTTGAAGGATGAAGAACAGAGGAACATCAACACAAACACACCAAGTAGAAGATTCTCTATGAGTTCACCAAGTGTGAAGCTTAGAATCAATTCTAGCAAGAAAATTCAATCACATGGCCGGAAAAGCGTGTCGTCCACCACTACTAGTTCGGCCGGTAACCGGAGAAGTCTTTCGGATAGTTTGGCAATTGTGAAGTCATCAATGAATCCACAGAGAGATTTCAGAGAATCAATGGTGGAGATGATTGTTCAGAACAATATTAGAACATCAAAGGATTTGGAAGATCTTCTTGCTTGTTACCTTTCTTTGAATTCAGATGAGTATCATGAACTTATCATCAAAGTGTTCAAGCaaatttggtttgatttgaCTGATAATCAGTAG